Proteins encoded within one genomic window of Ranitomeya variabilis isolate aRanVar5 chromosome 4, aRanVar5.hap1, whole genome shotgun sequence:
- the LOC143767147 gene encoding uncharacterized protein LOC143767147 isoform X3: MEEWEYLEGHKHLYKDVIMEENQNFTSPDGSNERKISEKRSCPLSPEDSSHEDHGISPIGIGDLSKSQYDNIRSEPKPPIAGETLYSSSALLTTAPSPRSTLTEDENDLGSKVVDGAQEECVKDFDQCEGEDSTLQINPDKHSGMNGSEEQVLISSDYETEDNDLREFSADENPIIPNIFPILPNLDLSSNCFDQRLLFPNFPTFIPDNQPFKPLQTFPCPECNKCFNWNAELIRHLRSHTGEKPYSCLECRKCFTRKSTLFRHQKSHSAEASISKNVLEDHPTLSPPCDINVINIKQDIEDEIPITPDIFPIFHNPEMLTSPSEQHVHFPNPSNIIPHHGPFRRYKIYPCSECGKCFNWNAELIRHQRIHTGEKPYPCPECGKCFARKSTLFRHQKSHSGEKPFLCCECGKYFTRNANLLLHQRIHTGEKPFSCTECGKRFSQKSYLIAHQKTHTEEKPYSCAECGKRFSQKSCLLLHRRIHTGEKPYSCSVCGKSFARKGIMLSHERTHSHLKSRFHYVNIDYSS; the protein is encoded by the exons atggaggagtgggagtatttagaaggccaCAAGCATCTGTACAAAGATGTCATCATGGAGGAAAATCAAAACTTCACATCACCTG ATGGATCTAATGAGCGAAAAATATCAGAGAAAAGGTCTTGTCCTCTTAGTCCAGAAGATTCTTCACATGAAGATCATGGTATCTCTCCGATTGGAATTGGAGATCTATCCAAAAGCCAATATGACAAT aTTAGATCTGAGCCCAAGCCTCCAATTGCCGGTGAGACCCTGTATAGCAGTAGCGCACTCCTCACAACTGCTCCATCGCCGAGAAGTACACTCACTGAG GATGAAAACGACCTTGGTTCTAAAGTTGTAGATGGAGCACAAGAGGAGTGTGTGAAGGACTTTGATCAGTGTGAAGGGGAGGATAGCACTTTACAAATCAATCCAG ATAAACATTCAGGCATGAATGGTTCAGAAGAACAAGTCTTAATATCTTCAGATTATGAGACAGAAGACAATGACTTAAGAGAATTTTCTGCTGACGAAAACCCTATTATCCCAAATATCTTTCCGATATTACCTAACCTAGATCTGTCCTCCAACTGTTTTGATCAAAGGTTACTATTTCCTAATTTTCCAACCTTTATCCCTGATAATCAACCCTTCAAACCTCTTCAAACATTTCCTTGCCCTGAATGCAATAAGTGTTTTAACTGGAACGCTGAACTTATAAGACATTTGCGAAGTCACACTGGTGAGAAGCCATATTCTTGTCTGGAGTGCAGGAAGTGTTTTACACGCAAATCTACACTGTTTAGACACCAGAAGAGTCACTCAG CAGAGGCAAGTATCAGTAAGAATGTGCTAGAGGACCATCCAACATTGTCACCTCCTTGTGACATAAATGTTATCAACATTAAACAAGATATTGAAGATGAAAtccccattactccagatatatttCCTATatttcacaatccagaaatgttaaCCAGTCCCTCTGAGCAACATGTCCATTTTCCTAACCCCTCCAATATTATTCCTCATCATGGGCCATTTAGACGCTATAAGATATATCCTTGCTCTGAATGTGGTAAGTGTTTTAACTGGAACGCTGAACTCATAAGACATCAACGAatccacacgggggagaagccataTCCATGTCCTGAGTGTGGCAAATGTTTTGCCCGTAAATCAACTCTTTTTAGACACCAGAAGAGCCACAGTGGTGAGAAACCTTTTCTCTGCTGTGAATGTGGCAAATATTTCACCCGAAACGCAAACCTTCTTTTAcatcaaagaatccacacaggagaaaagccattttcttgTACGGAGTGTGGAAAACGGTTTTCTCAAAAATCCTATCTCATTGCACATCAGAAGACACACACTGAAGAAAAGCCTTATTCATGTGCTGAATGTGGAAAGAGGTTTTCGCAAAAGTCCTGTCTTCTCCTACAtcgaagaattcacacaggggagaagccatattcttgCTCAGTTTGTGGGAAAAGTTTTGCACGGAAAGGTATTATGCTGAGCCATGAAAGAACACACTCACATTTGAAAAGCCGATTTCATTATGTGAATATAGATTACTCTAGTTGA
- the LOC143767147 gene encoding uncharacterized protein LOC143767147 isoform X1 yields MEPKNGIHNNTGADYLQKPIQASFPFKFVREIFKMEKDRSQMTDTILSLTLEIIYLLTGEDYTFVKELSTSLIKRNCGGCHVLGGWNKNQNPTTEINNEQKILDLTRKIIELLTGEVPIRCQESDVTVYFSMEEWEYLEGHKHLYKDVIMEENQNFTSPDGSNERKISEKRSCPLSPEDSSHEDHGISPIGIGDLSKSQYDNIRSEPKPPIAGETLYSSSALLTTAPSPRSTLTEDENDLGSKVVDGAQEECVKDFDQCEGEDSTLQINPDKHSGMNGSEEQVLISSDYETEDNDLREFSADENPIIPNIFPILPNLDLSSNCFDQRLLFPNFPTFIPDNQPFKPLQTFPCPECNKCFNWNAELIRHLRSHTGEKPYSCLECRKCFTRKSTLFRHQKSHSAEASISKNVLEDHPTLSPPCDINVINIKQDIEDEIPITPDIFPIFHNPEMLTSPSEQHVHFPNPSNIIPHHGPFRRYKIYPCSECGKCFNWNAELIRHQRIHTGEKPYPCPECGKCFARKSTLFRHQKSHSGEKPFLCCECGKYFTRNANLLLHQRIHTGEKPFSCTECGKRFSQKSYLIAHQKTHTEEKPYSCAECGKRFSQKSCLLLHRRIHTGEKPYSCSVCGKSFARKGIMLSHERTHSHLKSRFHYVNIDYSS; encoded by the exons atggagcccaagaacggaattcacaacaatacaggagcagattacctacag AAGCCAATTCAAGCTTCATTCCCTTTTAAATTTGTACGTGAAATATTTAAGATGGAAAAAGACAGAAGTCAAATGACTGACACAATATTAAGTCTCACCCTGGAGATCATCtacctgctgaccggagag GATTATACATTTGTAAAGGAGTTATCCACAAGCCTCATTAAAAGGAACTGTGGTGGTTGCCATGTATTGGGAGGATGGAACAAGAATCAGAACCCCACCACAGAAATAAACAATGAGCAGAAGATCTTAGACCTGACCCGTAAGATCATTGAGCTGCTAACTGGAGAG gttcctataagatgtcaggagTCGGACGTCacagtctatttctccatggaggagtgggagtatttagaaggccaCAAGCATCTGTACAAAGATGTCATCATGGAGGAAAATCAAAACTTCACATCACCTG ATGGATCTAATGAGCGAAAAATATCAGAGAAAAGGTCTTGTCCTCTTAGTCCAGAAGATTCTTCACATGAAGATCATGGTATCTCTCCGATTGGAATTGGAGATCTATCCAAAAGCCAATATGACAAT aTTAGATCTGAGCCCAAGCCTCCAATTGCCGGTGAGACCCTGTATAGCAGTAGCGCACTCCTCACAACTGCTCCATCGCCGAGAAGTACACTCACTGAG GATGAAAACGACCTTGGTTCTAAAGTTGTAGATGGAGCACAAGAGGAGTGTGTGAAGGACTTTGATCAGTGTGAAGGGGAGGATAGCACTTTACAAATCAATCCAG ATAAACATTCAGGCATGAATGGTTCAGAAGAACAAGTCTTAATATCTTCAGATTATGAGACAGAAGACAATGACTTAAGAGAATTTTCTGCTGACGAAAACCCTATTATCCCAAATATCTTTCCGATATTACCTAACCTAGATCTGTCCTCCAACTGTTTTGATCAAAGGTTACTATTTCCTAATTTTCCAACCTTTATCCCTGATAATCAACCCTTCAAACCTCTTCAAACATTTCCTTGCCCTGAATGCAATAAGTGTTTTAACTGGAACGCTGAACTTATAAGACATTTGCGAAGTCACACTGGTGAGAAGCCATATTCTTGTCTGGAGTGCAGGAAGTGTTTTACACGCAAATCTACACTGTTTAGACACCAGAAGAGTCACTCAG CAGAGGCAAGTATCAGTAAGAATGTGCTAGAGGACCATCCAACATTGTCACCTCCTTGTGACATAAATGTTATCAACATTAAACAAGATATTGAAGATGAAAtccccattactccagatatatttCCTATatttcacaatccagaaatgttaaCCAGTCCCTCTGAGCAACATGTCCATTTTCCTAACCCCTCCAATATTATTCCTCATCATGGGCCATTTAGACGCTATAAGATATATCCTTGCTCTGAATGTGGTAAGTGTTTTAACTGGAACGCTGAACTCATAAGACATCAACGAatccacacgggggagaagccataTCCATGTCCTGAGTGTGGCAAATGTTTTGCCCGTAAATCAACTCTTTTTAGACACCAGAAGAGCCACAGTGGTGAGAAACCTTTTCTCTGCTGTGAATGTGGCAAATATTTCACCCGAAACGCAAACCTTCTTTTAcatcaaagaatccacacaggagaaaagccattttcttgTACGGAGTGTGGAAAACGGTTTTCTCAAAAATCCTATCTCATTGCACATCAGAAGACACACACTGAAGAAAAGCCTTATTCATGTGCTGAATGTGGAAAGAGGTTTTCGCAAAAGTCCTGTCTTCTCCTACAtcgaagaattcacacaggggagaagccatattcttgCTCAGTTTGTGGGAAAAGTTTTGCACGGAAAGGTATTATGCTGAGCCATGAAAGAACACACTCACATTTGAAAAGCCGATTTCATTATGTGAATATAGATTACTCTAGTTGA
- the LOC143767147 gene encoding uncharacterized protein LOC143767147 isoform X2 has protein sequence MEKDRSQMTDTILSLTLEIIYLLTGEDYTFVKELSTSLIKRNCGGCHVLGGWNKNQNPTTEINNEQKILDLTRKIIELLTGEVPIRCQESDVTVYFSMEEWEYLEGHKHLYKDVIMEENQNFTSPDGSNERKISEKRSCPLSPEDSSHEDHGISPIGIGDLSKSQYDNIRSEPKPPIAGETLYSSSALLTTAPSPRSTLTEDENDLGSKVVDGAQEECVKDFDQCEGEDSTLQINPDKHSGMNGSEEQVLISSDYETEDNDLREFSADENPIIPNIFPILPNLDLSSNCFDQRLLFPNFPTFIPDNQPFKPLQTFPCPECNKCFNWNAELIRHLRSHTGEKPYSCLECRKCFTRKSTLFRHQKSHSAEASISKNVLEDHPTLSPPCDINVINIKQDIEDEIPITPDIFPIFHNPEMLTSPSEQHVHFPNPSNIIPHHGPFRRYKIYPCSECGKCFNWNAELIRHQRIHTGEKPYPCPECGKCFARKSTLFRHQKSHSGEKPFLCCECGKYFTRNANLLLHQRIHTGEKPFSCTECGKRFSQKSYLIAHQKTHTEEKPYSCAECGKRFSQKSCLLLHRRIHTGEKPYSCSVCGKSFARKGIMLSHERTHSHLKSRFHYVNIDYSS, from the exons ATGGAAAAAGACAGAAGTCAAATGACTGACACAATATTAAGTCTCACCCTGGAGATCATCtacctgctgaccggagag GATTATACATTTGTAAAGGAGTTATCCACAAGCCTCATTAAAAGGAACTGTGGTGGTTGCCATGTATTGGGAGGATGGAACAAGAATCAGAACCCCACCACAGAAATAAACAATGAGCAGAAGATCTTAGACCTGACCCGTAAGATCATTGAGCTGCTAACTGGAGAG gttcctataagatgtcaggagTCGGACGTCacagtctatttctccatggaggagtgggagtatttagaaggccaCAAGCATCTGTACAAAGATGTCATCATGGAGGAAAATCAAAACTTCACATCACCTG ATGGATCTAATGAGCGAAAAATATCAGAGAAAAGGTCTTGTCCTCTTAGTCCAGAAGATTCTTCACATGAAGATCATGGTATCTCTCCGATTGGAATTGGAGATCTATCCAAAAGCCAATATGACAAT aTTAGATCTGAGCCCAAGCCTCCAATTGCCGGTGAGACCCTGTATAGCAGTAGCGCACTCCTCACAACTGCTCCATCGCCGAGAAGTACACTCACTGAG GATGAAAACGACCTTGGTTCTAAAGTTGTAGATGGAGCACAAGAGGAGTGTGTGAAGGACTTTGATCAGTGTGAAGGGGAGGATAGCACTTTACAAATCAATCCAG ATAAACATTCAGGCATGAATGGTTCAGAAGAACAAGTCTTAATATCTTCAGATTATGAGACAGAAGACAATGACTTAAGAGAATTTTCTGCTGACGAAAACCCTATTATCCCAAATATCTTTCCGATATTACCTAACCTAGATCTGTCCTCCAACTGTTTTGATCAAAGGTTACTATTTCCTAATTTTCCAACCTTTATCCCTGATAATCAACCCTTCAAACCTCTTCAAACATTTCCTTGCCCTGAATGCAATAAGTGTTTTAACTGGAACGCTGAACTTATAAGACATTTGCGAAGTCACACTGGTGAGAAGCCATATTCTTGTCTGGAGTGCAGGAAGTGTTTTACACGCAAATCTACACTGTTTAGACACCAGAAGAGTCACTCAG CAGAGGCAAGTATCAGTAAGAATGTGCTAGAGGACCATCCAACATTGTCACCTCCTTGTGACATAAATGTTATCAACATTAAACAAGATATTGAAGATGAAAtccccattactccagatatatttCCTATatttcacaatccagaaatgttaaCCAGTCCCTCTGAGCAACATGTCCATTTTCCTAACCCCTCCAATATTATTCCTCATCATGGGCCATTTAGACGCTATAAGATATATCCTTGCTCTGAATGTGGTAAGTGTTTTAACTGGAACGCTGAACTCATAAGACATCAACGAatccacacgggggagaagccataTCCATGTCCTGAGTGTGGCAAATGTTTTGCCCGTAAATCAACTCTTTTTAGACACCAGAAGAGCCACAGTGGTGAGAAACCTTTTCTCTGCTGTGAATGTGGCAAATATTTCACCCGAAACGCAAACCTTCTTTTAcatcaaagaatccacacaggagaaaagccattttcttgTACGGAGTGTGGAAAACGGTTTTCTCAAAAATCCTATCTCATTGCACATCAGAAGACACACACTGAAGAAAAGCCTTATTCATGTGCTGAATGTGGAAAGAGGTTTTCGCAAAAGTCCTGTCTTCTCCTACAtcgaagaattcacacaggggagaagccatattcttgCTCAGTTTGTGGGAAAAGTTTTGCACGGAAAGGTATTATGCTGAGCCATGAAAGAACACACTCACATTTGAAAAGCCGATTTCATTATGTGAATATAGATTACTCTAGTTGA